Genomic segment of Bicyclus anynana chromosome 7, ilBicAnyn1.1, whole genome shotgun sequence:
atttcatcctactcctaacaagttaacccgcttccatctatagattgcattatcacttacaggttagatagtagtcaagggctaacttgtagagaataaaaaataataaaaaaaaaacattggcaTACATACCAACATGCCCATATCCGTACACTTTAGCTTGATGGTCTTTCAGTCTGTCACGCAACAGTTCCACCAAGTCATAGTAGTTGCGGAGCGGTATCGACACGTCGTACTTGAACGAGTAACCCTCGACCAGGCCGGCGCCGGCTATGCTTTCGCGGATGTTCCAAATTGtctaaagtaaaatgaaaaaaattaaaaatatttattactagcggacccggtcaagctttgacttatgtgcacttcttccctatcgctactctacccctaccgtaGGGAGGGGCCCTACCtgtaccccttgactcttaaacatttgtatgagaaatagaaaaaggtttttttggttttcccagcaattattttaatttttctcaccttttaaaccttctctatacctccacgaacatttcaagaccaagataagataaatccgttcagccgttctcgagttttagcgagactaacgaacagcaattcatctttatatatttagattataaaaaaaaaaccaataataattatttacgaacTAAACTAAACAGTCTTCAgagaatttaataattacaaattacacaGAATAAAAACTTAcagtagttttaaatattttagtttaggtaggtacatttatttatgtatttatttttaaataaaagttacaatattattacgcaAAACTCAagtgtacctatattattatatctgaGGAGTGCTTTGACACCTACTCTAGATTAGCCTGTGTCGTAGGTGTCATCACCTCCCAGAGACCATCCAGGAGGAACAtgtttttacattataatacaAATTTAGAGTGTcaaagtataattttaattagtaatgTAATACGAGAGAATCACACCACATCAATCTCATCAAGGTTACCCAAGATGACTTAGACCAAGAGCGTAAtggccagacataccttatCTTATGAAGGccaaaagtttgtcagcctatgccaTAGATAAGTAGGTGGCCAATTATGAAGTTGGCGACTGTGGTGACTTTGAAAGGTAGCCGATTCCAATGGTCCAGACTTTCAACTGGTGATGAAGGCAACATTTTGTAGGAGGGTACCTAAACCGCTTcctaacgtaacgcgttacggcgccactccgtctgtccctttctctcacgcatacggcagcaggtttaagttatcacttctgtcttTCCGACTTTCCAGTTTtctacccgactgcaagaagggttatttataattttccttggcataatatgaaaaatcatcCCCAGACGTCAGTCATTTAGctttgtggcaacccttcgcaaGTGATCCTTGATGTTCAGTTTTATAAATCTTTGACAATGTTTTTCGAAGGATTCAATAAGCTCCTTTTTTCCATTGGCTACCGTAtgacatcaacccatattcggctcactgctgagctcgagtctcctctcagaatgagaggggttaggccaatagtccaccacgctggcccaatgcggattggcagacttcacacacgcagagaattatgataattctctgatatgcaggtttcctcacgatgttttccttcactgattgagacatgtgatatttaatttcttaaaatgcacacaactgaaaagttggaggtgcatgccccgaaccggattcgaacccacaccctccggaatcggaggcagaggtcatatcttgggctatcacggcttactgGGCTATACCGTACTTACCTAAAGTAAGAGCATGAGCTGACTTTCAAACTTTATCAGTAACCTATGTCGTAATATAAATTCATTGGACAAATAATATAACTTCCTACGTAACGTGTTTTTATCTCGGACGGTAATAGGACTAAGGCAATGGAACTATACCTTCATCTTGGCTGGTTCGGAAGTGACAGTGCCGTCCACTATAACTCCGGACTCCATTCCTTCGGACAAGAAGCGTGACAGTTTCTCGCTATCGTGTGTTTCGTCGCTGCCGTGCGTCTCCACAAGCACGTAGAAAGGGTAGTCTGATATTGGGTTCCTGTTACAAGAAAatcctaccaatattataaacgcgaaagtttgtatggatgtttgttactctttatcgccgctacaactgaagcgatttcgctgaaatttggaatggaaatagttattactctggattaacacatagacttttcatcccggaaaattcatggttctcgcgggagttgtgaaaaactgaattccacgcgtacgaagtcgcttGTTAATTCCATAAATATAATCGCAAAAGTTTGAATGGATATATGGTTATGtcgatgtttgttgctctttcatGCCGAAACCACTGAAACGTTTTGGCTGAAGTTTGGTTTCGAGATATCTCATAACCATATATTCCTTCAATCCCTATGGGGCATCCGTATTTTCTATAGgaaggcaagaaggttatgtcttgacttcaaccgactaaaaccccacgatCCTGTCTCGTCGCATGATGACTGCCACTGTTTCGTAAGCTACCGCAACAAATAGATCATACCCCGGATTAAcacatgctactttttatctcggaaaaatccatggttcccgcggagtttgagattaattaaatttcacTTAAACGAAGTCTCGGGCGCCCTGaagtaattaatatgtaaatggCTGAGCGCAGTAGATAGTGAGCTTACCTTTTGCAGCCAAGGCCAATAATGTTTGACTGTAACGATCGCTGCCTATCAGAAGTTACTTACACTTACGACTTTCTTCGACTTCGAATTTTTTGGTCCGTAATCAAACCGCTAGTTCTATAACCTTATGAGGCTCTTACGTAGGTAGCCAatcaccagtggcgtgcattagCATTTCAAAAAGGCTAGGCACTATAGATAGGTAGACATACGCTAGGTACGTATCTAGagattatcatcataatcatcattatcaacccataatcgtcTCAccgctgaactcgagtctcctctcagaatgaaaggagttaggccaatagtccaccacgctgcggattggcagatttcacacacgcaaaaaattaagaagattctcaggtatgcaggttacctcacgatgtttttcctttaccgtttgagacacgtaatatttaatttcttataatgaacaactgaaaagttagaggtgcatgccccggaccggattcgaacccacacggaaaccttcggaattggaggcagaggtcatgtccactgggctatcacggctctacagaTTATAAAGGTTTGTAATAAGATCTTATAGAGTACGTATGCACTGTAGTGCATATTTGGGTCCAAGAAGACCATTGCTATTTTTATGATAGGTATGAAGTATTAAACTAGCTGTTATGCGTGACATCATACTTACGAAAGCTTCAGGTTTTTAACAGTAGAACTAACGGACCCGTTGTCTGCCATTTCGAAGGCCGACAGAATTTCACCCAAAGATGTTTTTGCTCTTTTATACAGATTgaggatattttcaaaattttcaacccctgaaaataaataactctATGATATCCTTTCATGTTtctttcttgaaaaatataacaGACCAAATTGTTCAACTGCATTGTAACTGCCTTtttagtccagtggttaacgTCTGTAAAGACTAGCAGACGCTAACtctttcctggtaactcagttagctaccagaaacAAGAGttttcagaaataaaaaagttgatcgtctcatcgagatgaagctactcacgaaaaattagcttgttagtaatcaggtgtacaaaatgttctagggatccctgactattgtGTAACTTAACCTTTAATCGGTTACCATGTGTCGCAAAACTTACCAAAGAATCCGAGAGACACAGCTTTTGGTAACGCAGGACAGTGGATGGCAACTTTGGTAACTACCCCCAAAGTTCCTTCAGACCCTATGAACAGGTGCTTCAAGTGATATCCGGTGTTATCCTTCTTTAAAGTTCGCAGACAATCTAGGACTGTCCCGTCTGCTTTTACCTGCAAAAATATCAGTTTTAGTTAGCAATTTCTTGTAGAgacaattcttttttaaaatacacatgtGAAAGTAAATacacagctgaaaatcagcgctgcgcattgctttccagcgatgaacggctaatgctgagctgtaaaccctttctgtttggtgtcacagacagtcatgtaatatctaagataggatgtaggtactgtttgtgacactaaaaagtgaataaacttattttctttcttttttctttaaagtttaaattagtaTCAAACGAAGTCGGTAGGCCGTTACTGAGATCTAGAATTTCTTAGTTCCTACTAGAACCTAGAACCTACAGTAAATTGAGTGAAGGCAATGAAAAGACGAAGCTCCTAAATCCGTAGCGTCGTAAGTTATGGAATAACTTACGACATTTCGTACCCTGAGTCCCTGAGAGCCATCGAGCTTATCGCAGGATTGTTCGTATTGCGATTCTGGACGTCCTCGACCATTTCATTCACACTTTTCGTACCACTTACTGAGGTAGGTAACATTGTTTATGTCCTtaaatcatcaccatcatcatctcctgtaccttatcccacttaggTGGGGttggcaaaatatgtcaatctcctccATTCCCCTGTTTATGTCCTTAAATAAGATGGACAGATATCATGATGGTTGATCTATGAGACAGGTATACCCACAGCTTCAAGTCCTAGCACGGAGCCGTGCAGGTTCCCGTAGCGAAGCAGGCGGAGTCCCCCTGCGTTGGTGCTGACGTTGCCGCCGATGTGGCACGAGCCCTTAGCGCCCAGGTCCAGCGGCATGATGAGGTTGCGCTCGCGCACGTAGTCGTCCAGATTCTCTAACACACATCCTGACTCGCATACGAGGGCACCTGACAAAcacaacttttaatttttttttatttttaatttggtataggtaacACGAGTAGGTGctgtatttatttcttatagaAGATGTACTTTAAAGGTTGGTCCAGTTAATATTTCAAGGTTGCGGGTTTTGTAGTTTagaaattccatgcggacgaagttacGAGCCTGGGTATCATTCTCTAATGGTCATCTTGTTCTACAGTGTTCTCCCATACTTACTCTACTCTTTGTGTTATTCTCTATGATGCAAATTCTAACCCGGCCGGCATACTGCAGCTCCTCACGCTGCCGCCTTGCTGCCCTGACTGGCCACATATTGCTCTACTCGCGAAAATACTCTCGCGAATATTTGTGAAATATTTAACGAATATTTACGGCAGGACGAGAAACGTGGCCGCATAGTAAACCGACATCGCAAATATTTCCGAAAATTTTCGCTGCTCATTTTTCTCATTACTTCTTTTGGTACTCGTACATTGTGCTACATGTAGATGTTTCGTAGAGTAAAAAAAATGACGAGTggttaaataagtaggtacaagtaTGCCTACCAGATATTTCATCCAAGCTAATGATCTTGTTCATCAAGTTAAAGTTGAGCACGATTTCGTCGAACACTGGCACCGATCCTCCGACCAAGCCAGTGTTGCCTCCTTGTGGACACACGGCTAGCCGCTTGCCGTTACAATACGACAGGATTTTAGATACCTCCTCGGTTGTCTTCGGTTTTAGTACAACTTTGGATTGTCCTGAATAAAATAGATAATCgcattaggtattttttacgATTTTATGACTAATCCCCATccaagtattttataatttggcCCGGCTGAACATATAGTCAAAttaattcgttatcaacccatattcggctcactgctgagctcgagtctcctctcagaatgagaggggttaggccaaaagtccaccacgctcgcccaatgcagattggtagagacgcagagaattaaaaaaaaatctctggtatgcaggtttcctcacgatgttttccatcaccaaattcattaaaaacacaaattgtagactaaattactaattagattTTTAATACTGACCTCTGCAATTTTTAATCCAGTCGATATTGAACGGAAGGACATCACTTTCATCAGTCACCACGCGGTCTTCGCCCAAGATCGATTTAAAATAGTCAATGTCCCTTGGTTGTAAGACGCCAAAACTCTTTCTCTTAACGCCATACTTTTCCTGTAAACAATTTCATAAGCCAATTGGGTCcccaggtgctggaatggcggccccgtgCCAGAGTAAAGATACTGTGCCTGTACTGAAAGGCACAGTGTTGTTTTGACTTCCCAACTGGGATGGACTGATAACATCAAATGGGTAactgggagccgctggatgcatgcGCCGTGATgctggaagttcatgcaagagacctttgtccagcagtagacgtccacccgctgataatgataatgatgactactgGACTCCCACTACGTTATTCACGTGATATTgtgttttcaaaaatcccgcgggaaccaatAATATTTTCAAGATATATAAATGTGTGTGGTTGTTAagttcatcatcaacaacccatgttcgcctcactgttgagcacgagtctcttctaagAGTGAGAGTTTtcttagaaaattctcaggtatgcaggtttcctcacgatgtttttccttcaccgtttaagacacgtgatatttaatttaataataggcacataactgaaaagttggaggtgcatgccctggaccggattcaaacctacgcccttcgaatcgaaggcagacggTTATTATTTACAGACGGTTGTTATGttatgaacattaaaatatCATGAAAACTCGTTCAATAGTTCTTGCGTGTTGAAGTATGTAGGTAATACATCGATAACAAACTTTCCCGTGTATGTACATATTCTATAGTTcctataagtaggtaggtattatgtatattagtgTAATAGAATTGCTAAGCAATtattgtgataaataaataggttGGTAATTCTGAATATACAACTTGACttgcataataatattatgttattactgATAAAATGAGTAGATAGGGCTCGCGGTTTCACCAACATAGTTAccatttccgtgagaatacgactacgaggataaaataaagcctatgttactcctttTAGGAGGAaaaacaaaaggcctatgtcctgcagtggacgtccatcggctgatatgatgatgatgatgatgatgttactcCTTACACCCTGATAATGTAAATCTGACCATtcgttttgagtttattcgttacaaacaattacaaaaatacaaattttttctcgttataatacttatacttaaaattttacttatagtTAAAATTAGGCAATAAAATAAAGC
This window contains:
- the LOC112055179 gene encoding D-2-hydroxyglutarate dehydrogenase, mitochondrial produces the protein MIRPLSLFIFNLNKQNVKTQVKFASTVLPQFSSEKYGVKRKSFGVLQPRDIDYFKSILGEDRVVTDESDVLPFNIDWIKNCRGQSKVVLKPKTTEEVSKILSYCNGKRLAVCPQGGNTGLVGGSVPVFDEIVLNFNLMNKIISLDEISGALVCESGCVLENLDDYVRERNLIMPLDLGAKGSCHIGGNVSTNAGGLRLLRYGNLHGSVLGLEAVKADGTVLDCLRTLKKDNTGYHLKHLFIGSEGTLGVVTKVAIHCPALPKAVSLGFFGVENFENILNLYKRAKTSLGEILSAFEMADNGSVSSTVKNLKLSNPISDYPFYVLVETHGSDETHDSEKLSRFLSEGMESGVIVDGTVTSEPAKMKTIWNIRESIAGAGLVEGYSFKYDVSIPLRNYYDLVELLRDRLKDHQAKVYGYGHVGDGNIHINVIVPEYTKNMYSMLEPYIFEEVAKLKGSISAEHGVGFRKPQFIHYSKDESALQLMKDLKKSMDPNGILNPYKVLPD